In Spirosoma pollinicola, the genomic window GCCACTTCACGTCCATCGGCCATTCTGACCTGACGTTCACGGTTGAAGATATTACGCTGGACGTAAGCCAGATTGACGATATATGATTTGTGAATACGCAGGAATATGGACCCATCCAGCGTCTTTTCGAATTCTTTCAGCGTTTTTGACACTAAATACCGTTTACGGTCGCGAGTGTGTAGAAACGTATAATTGCCTTCACCTTGCAGACACAGTATGTCATCAACCGAAATGAAAATTGTTCGATTCAGGTAAGGCAGCGCAATGCGCTGTGTACCACGCTGGTAAGACGTTGGAAATTGTGGAACAACGGCAAGTGGCTGAGGAGATGTGAAAATTGAGGCTTCCATAGTAGAGAATAGTTTTGGTTCAGTGCCTTAGTTGCTGACTGATGAAACAAAGCTACTTTATGGTCGCTTCTTCAAAAAGGATGGCTTGATCAGCAAGGGTTCATTTTTTCAAATAACCAGTTGCTAATCAAGCCATTACGCCTTCTCTTGCGTTACTCTTCGGGTGGATTTACCCAACTTATTGCGTAAAACTACGCAGTGGCTATACGTATGAATTTGCTCCTGTTTTCAGGGAAAACCCATTCACATAGTTTAACTGACTACTACCGGTTGAAAATCACGGATACGATCGATAAACACTTGTGCCCGACGACGTGAAATTTTCACCTGCTGGCCATCAGTTAATTCAAGTTCGCCTTCCTTCTTAATAAAGAACTTACGAACAAAACCAAGATTGACGATACAGGATTTATGCACCCGAACAAAAGCCTGACCATCCAGCAGGATTTCGTATTCTTTTAGCGTACGAGACACCAGCATCTTAGTACCGTCTTTTAAAAAGAAGTTTGTGTAATTACCACAACCTTCCAGCCGTACAATTTCATCGACGGAAACTGTACGTTTACGATCATAAAACGGAATGAGGAGCTTTTGCAAACACGTAGAATCGGCAATTTTTTCCACACTATTGTGGAAAGGTCTGGACATAGTTTCGAAAATAGAGTCGTTAGCGAATGCGTTCATAGTCGTCTTATAAGATGATTGTGTATAAAGAGTTAGAAGCTGACATTCAGACACTTGCTGCACTATTCTGGGTACCGAAACTGCTGTCGATATCTTCTGTCATATCGAATAGAGTTACAAGAATCAGACCTACTTACCCAGATCCTTAAAACTGAGTTATTTTATTTGTATAACTACTTACCATTCAGCACCAAATTACCGATTAATAAACAAATAATATATAAACACAAAAATTTATAGTGTATACTAAATATTAGGCAATGAGTAGCATAAAACATAGTTCATACACACTGATTCTAACTGATTTCTCTGCTCTCCTCAGTTTTGCGTACCTTTGTTCAAGAAAGTAGTGAAACACGTAGCGTATGCTGGATAAAGTAAAAGACCTACACCAGGAGATTAAACAGTACGATATCAATACGGCCGAGCAACTGGAGCAGTTTCGGATGCGATTTATTAGCCGTAAAGGTGTTGTGACTGAGTTGTTTGAAGGCTTGAAAAGCGTTCCGCCCGCCGATAGAAGAGCGGTGGGTCAGGAACTCAACGGCCTTAAAAACCTAGCTCAGGAGCGCTTTGAGGCTTTTAGCCAACGAATAGAGGAGCAACAAACATCGGCCACCAATGCACCACCCGTTGACCTTACCCTGCCAACGATACCAAATCTTACGGGTACGCAGCACCCGCTGAGCCTCGTTCGCCAACGGATCATTCAAATTTTCGAACGAATCGGATTTAACGTAGCCGACGGTCCCGAGATCGAATCGGACTGGTACAACTTTGGCGCCCTCAACTTCCCCGACAATCACCCGGCCCGCGATATGCAGGACACGTTTTTTGTCGAGAAAGCTAGCGACAGTGCCCCTGCCGATATGCTGCTGCGTACGCATACATCGAACGTACAAATCCGTTTGATGGAGCGTCAGAAACCTCCTATACGGTCTATCATGCCGGGTCGGGTATACCGCAACGAAACCATATCGGCGCGGGCGCACTGTATGTTCCATCAGGTTGAAGGCATTTATATTGACAAAAATGTCGGGTTCAAAGATCTGAAAGACACGCTTTACCACTTTGTAAAGGAAATGTTCGAGCCTGGCACCCAAATTCGTTTCCGGCCTTCATATTTCCCTTTTACAGAGCCAAGTGCAGAGATTGATATATCGTGCCAGATCTGCGGAGGTAAAGGTTGTAACATTTGTAAACATACGGGCTGGGTCGAAATTGCCGGTTCAGGTATGGTTGATCCACAGGTTATTGCCAATTGCGGCATCGACCCCGAAGAGTACACAGGCTTTGCCTTTGGTATGGGTATCGAGCGCATCACACAGTTGAAATACGTAGTGAACGACTTACGTCTATACACCGAAAACGATGTGCGCTTCCTGCGCCAGTTTGAAGGACTTTAATCATAAAAGCGAAAGAGTGTAAAGAGCGAAAGAGCGACTAATCATTGCACACTTTTGCTATTTCACTCTTTCGCTCTTTCACTCTTTACGAATGTCTCCCCTCCGCCTTTCAGATTTAGCATTTACGCTCGATGCCGTTATAGACGAAGCATTTGGGCAGAAGGCCGTATGGGTAGTGGCCGAAACGAGCGACATAAAAAACTATCCTGACAGAGGCTACTGTTTTCTGACGTTAGTGGAACGCGATGCTAACGGCCGCGACACGCTGGCGAAACTCGATGCCTGCATCTGGCGTAAGAACTACCATGCTATCGGCGATTTTGAACGGGCAACGGGCGTTGCTTTCGCCCGGAATATCCAGCTTCTACTGCTGGTGTCTGTTAGTTTTAGCCCCGTCTATGGATTACGACTGGAGATCCTGAAAATTGACCCATCCTATACACTCGGCAACCTCGAACGCGAGCGGCAAACGGTACTCGATACACTCGTCAAAAACCATCCCGATTTGGTTTGGCTCGAAGACGGACAATATATTACGGCCAATCAATTATTACCCCGCCCGGCCGTTATTCAGCGGGTGGCACTTATTACGGCCCCTAACTCAGATGGCTGGCGTGACTTCCGGCACGAACTGACCCAGAATCCCTTTGGCTACGATTTCGTTGTTGACGAATATTTGACGCAGGTGCAGGGTCAGGGTGCCGAACGGGCTATTTGCGGCCAGTTGGAACGTATCCGCACAAGCAGTGTAGGGTATGATGCCGTTGTGATTGTGCGCGGAGGTGGCTCGCAGTTGGACTTTGGCTCATTTGATTCCTATTTGATGGGCGAAGCCGTTGCTGGTTTTGGCATTCCAATTCTGGCAGGAATTGGCCACGAACGAAACGTGAGTATTACTGACCTGCTCTGTCATGAGAGTGTAAAAACGCCGACAAAAGCGGCTGGCTTCTTGATTGAACATAATCGAAAATTTGAAGAAACCTGTCTCCAGCTGCGTGACCGTCTGCGGGTTGTCACGCGTGACGCTCTGCAAACCGCCCGGGAGGAATTGGATCGTGAAACAGAACGACTTCGGTTTGTTTCGCAAACCTATTTTCGTGAATGTCATACAAATCTCACTGAAAAGGCGGTTACCCTACGCCATCTGGACCCGTCTAATGTGCTACGTCGTGGCTATGCTTTGCTGCTTCGCAACGGCCGAATTCTGACCCAGGCAAGCAGCGTTCAGCCTGACGAAATGCTTGAGGTACAAATGCGTGATGGAACCATACCCATCAAGGTCAGGCAATCATAAGGCTTCCAGACTGGTTTATCGCGTTGATCTTAAGCCCGTTGCGATTACTATCTTAAAATTTCATTACTTTAGAACGATACACTTAAAAAGAGAATGACTTATCAGGAATCTTATGACCAATTGAGTACATTGGTCTATGAAATTGAGAATGAGCAGGTTCCACTTGATGAGCTGCCCGGAAAAATCCGGCTGGCTACTGAGTTGATTACGTTTTGTCAGGAGCGCCTTCGAGCCGTTGAGACGGAATATCAGGAGGTAATCGAACGTCTGCCAAAGCGTTGATATCCAGAATTTATTAATACCCATGAGTAACGTTTGCTAAACCTTCCCTAATTTTAACCCCGGAATGGATACTCCAGGGCAAATGTCCCGAGGTGCTCAGCGTTGTTTAGGTTGTGAGGTAGTCAATAGCACCATTTTTTGCCTGATTGAGTCATTATTTTATGAATTTATTTGCCAATCTGACTAATGTTTTAAATTCGGAGGTTTTGTCGCGCATAGCTGCATACATAGACGAACCGTTCGAAAAAACCAGCAAAGCCGTTGATGGCCTTGTGTATACAATTGTGGGGGGCCTGATGAAACGCACAACGAGTGAAATTGGCGTTAATCAGTTGTATAACCACATCCAGAAAGGCCGTTACGACGGACTTTCACTCGATAACCTACCCACGGTACTGCGTGACCCCGCCCAAACGAATACGCTGATTACGCAGGGTAACGATGTCATTAGTCATTTACTGCCCGCCATGAAAAGCTCCATTGGCAGTATGATTTCGAGTTATGCCGGCATTCGTAATTCGTCGGCGATTTCATTGCTGGGTTTAACCACAACTATTGTGCTACAGGTACTTGGCAAACAGGTGAAAGACCAGAAATTAGATGCCGATGGCCTGGCCACGTCGCTATTTTCGGAACGGGAAGCCTTTGTCAGCATTGTGCCGGAAGAGTTTATGCCCCGCCTGGTTGAGAAAGTTGGCCTCCATCAGGTTGTGGCCGGGCTAGCAACACCCGCCCGACGAGCCGTTGTTGAATCGCCCGGGCGGACAGTTGTTACGGCCACACGTCCGGCAATCAATTATGACCTTGGCGACGATTCTGAAACAGATAATGGTGCCCTGACAAAATGGGGTGTTGGCGCACTAATTGCCCTGGCGCTCGCTTTTGGTGGTTACTACCTCTATCAGAACACCCAGAAATACTCGGACGGAACCGAAGAAGCGACCGATGTTACTACGGTTACCAGCGATACAATTCAGGCCGATACCGTTACCCGGTCGTTGGCCGTCCCTAAAGAGCAGGCGGTTAAAACCGCTCCAAAATCCACGTCAGCCATATCGGCATCGGCATTGAGTGCAACAGGGCTTGCCGGAGCCGCTGCGTCTGGCAGTTTGACTCAACAACTAGCTCCCTACCTCGGCAACGCTGCCTTGCCTAAAGGTCGTACACTTCCCTTAACAGGCATTGCGTTTCAACCAGGCTCTTTATCGATGACTCCCGGTTCGCAGGCCACCGTTAACGAGTTGGCTACGTTGTTAAAAACCTACCCGCAAATGCAGGTGTTACTCGTTGGCTTCGCGAATGATGCACCAGGAGGGGTGCTTACAAACAAGGCTCTATCGTTTAAGCGAGTGAATACAATAAAGCAGCAGTTGGTATCATCAGGCATTAATTTTATGCGAATCGACGCCATTGGACGGGGTACAGGTATTGCCAAAGGCGACACCTCCCGCGTACCTAAACCAGCGATGCGAAAAATCATCCTGAAAGTAGTATCCAAATAGTCATTACTCAGTCTATTGGCTGAATAAATCAGTAAAAAAGCCTTCCTGGAGATTCAGGGAGGCTTTTTTAGTATATCCATGTTGGCGTTTCTCATGGTTTCAAACAACAGATATTGAAACAACTTTCACTGGTTGCAGTTGCATAGGTGAAGTGTGTACTCACTAACCATATAAACGTATGAACTCAGAAACGGGGAAAACTGCCCTGATTACCGGTGCCTCAAGTGGTATTGGTCAGGAACTCGCCAAACTCTTCGCACAGGATGGCTATAACTTAGTTTTAGTAGGTCGCAGTGATGATAAACTGGACAGGCTGGACGAGGTATTTAAAAATAATTACGGTACAGATCAGATTACGGTCATTCATAAAGACTTGGCGCAGGAAGATGCTGCACAGGATGTTTATAACCAGATAAAGGCAAAGGGAATTACGGTCAATGTACTCGTCAATGATGCGGGCGTTGGTCTTTATGGCTTGTTTGCTACCGATACAGACTGGGAGCGAGAAAAGGCAATGATTCACCTCAACGTCTTGTCGCTGACCCAAATGACGAAGCTGTTTCTGTATGATATGCTGGCACGTAACGAGGGCAAAATTCTGAATCTGGCCTCTCTCCTATCCATCACGCCCTCTCCTTTGATGGCTGTTTATGCAGGCACAAAAGCGTATGTGTACAACTTCACACAGTCGCTTGTCAACGAGCTGAAGGATACAAACGTTACCATTACCGCGCTGCTGCCAAACGCAACGGATACCGACTTCTTCAACAAAGCGAATGCGGAGAACACGAAAGTGACCGACGAATTACAAGATCCGGTCATGGTGGCTCAGGAGGGTTATGATGCGCTCATGGCCGGTAAGCCTAAAATTGTTCCGGGCGGTTTCAAGAACAAATCTTATGAAGTGATGGCCTACGTGGCTCCCCAGGAAACTCTGGCGGCTTTGATGCGGGATAAAATGTCGCAGAAACCGGAGCCCGAAGAAGAGAAAGAAGCCTCTATCTCGCTGGCCTGGGGAATTGGGTTTGGCATCGCCGTGATTGCCGGTATCGCCTTAACAGTAGGCTACAAAAACGCGAGCCCCTACGACAAAATACGGTACCGTTACAAAGCTAAATCGGCAAGCGATTCGCTGTCAAATACGTTGTCATCCGTTCTGAGCACGGTCGTTACCGGAGTTGCCGATGCGTACAAAACGACGAAACAGAAGGCGCAACAACTGGCGGAGAAAGAAGAGGATGTGCAGGAGGAAATAGCGGCATAACAGAACACAAACAGACGTATCAATCAATCGACCAAGGCCACAGTGGCTCTGGTCGATTGTCCTTATTTCAGTCTAATTCATTATGAAAAACTCATCGTTTTGGCGAATTGCCACCGCAGTATTTGCCGTTGGCAGCATCATTTACACGACTGCGTCCAGCAGTCGGTCGCGGCAACAAAGCAAAGAGCGTCATGATGCCGGTTCGGACGGATCGGAATACGAATATGACGTACCAGTCGAATACGAGGCTGTATTTGAGAAGAACATGATTGTTCCAGCAGGCTGGGCATTTGGCGTTGTTTGGTCTACAGTCTACACGGGTCTGGCGGCCCTGCTGGTTCATCAGGCATTACCCACTCAGGAAAACAACCCACGTTATATAAAGGCATTGCCCTGGTGGTGGACAAGTTGGACGCTCAACGCTATCTTCGGCCGTTTCTTCTCACAAAATGACCCACGGAGTATTGTCATTTCCGACCTGACCACGAAGTTTAATTTACCGGCGGCCCTGGCTCTGCACCAAAGTCTGGAAATTGGTAAAACGGATGTACCATCGCCCGAAAAATACCTTCGTATTCCGGTTAGTTTGTATGCAGGCTGGCTTACGGCAGCAACGGTTGTTGGCACGCCAAACACCTTACTAACCCTCAATGCCTGGGAGCCCGACGAGAAACGTGATGAACCCGTCTCGGCAGGAATTTTAAGCGCAACAGCTGGTGCCGGTTACCTGATTGCCAACCGGCTTAACGACCCCTGGTATATGGTTCCTTTCGTAGCTGGTTTTGGCGGTATTGCTACCCGGCAGTGGAAAAAGGAACCCATAGTAGGCTGGACGGCGGCTATGCTGGCTGCTGCCTATGTAGGCTTGCTGGCCTACTGGCTCCCTAAAGGTAAATTCCATGAATATGAACAACGGGTAATTGATGATACTGAAGCGGAGGTTTTGGCTGGGCCGGTCGAGACATGGGAGCCGCATCAGGCAGAAATAGCCCGCGAACGAATGAAACCGATAGAAACCGAAGGGCTCGATTAATGACAAAGCCGCCTTGTAAACACAGGGCGGCTTTTTTGTTTAAGACATAATGGCGTAATAACCGCTGGAAATAGCTTTTTATGCGCCAAAATGACCGAAAAATCACCTCGGCCCGTGATTTGTTACAGGATAGGTATACAATAAAATTCCTACTCTCAACGGCGAATAGCCCTCACCATCATGGACTTTAAGAATTACACCATAAAAGCACAGGAAGTTGTCCAGAAAGCGTCGGAAATTGCGCTCGGCAACGGACAACAAGGTATAGAAACGGGACATCTGCTTCAGGCGATTCTATCAGAAGATGAAAACGTCGTTGGTTTCATTGCCAAAAAGACGAATGTCAACCTACAAAATACGAACGCGGCTTTACAAGCCATCCTGACTACCTACCCTAAAGTTTCGGGGGGGAATGGCAGTGTTTATTTGAGCAATGATACAACCGCTGCTCTGGCCAAAGCCAGTAGCTATACCAAAGAGTTCGGCGACGAGTTTGTAAGCGTCGAATTAATGCTGCTGGGACTAATGGGCGGTAAAGACCAAATTGCAACCTTATTGAAAGATGCTGGTTTCAACGAGAAACAAACGAAAGCGGCCATCAATGAACTTAGAAAAGGAAATTCGGTGAAAGATCAGAACGCAGAAGCTAAATATCAATCCCTGGAGCGGTTTAGCATTAACCTGAACGAACGCGCCCGCACGGGTAAAATCGACCCCGTTATTGGCCGCGATGAAGAAATTCGGCGGGTGCTGCAAATTCTGAGCCGCCGTACTAAAAATAACCCCATTCTGCTTGGCGAACCCGGCGTTGGTAAAACGGCCATCGTTGAAGGACTAGCCCAGCGAATTGTATCGGGCGACGTTCCCGAAAACCTGAAAACAAAAACCATCGTCTCGCTCGACATGGGCCTGCTCATTGCGGGTGCCAAGTATAAAGGCGAGTTTGAGGAACGTTTGAAAGCCGTTATCAAAGAAGTGACCGACTCCGATGGTCAGATCATTCTGTTCATTGACGAGATTCATACGCTCGTGGGTGCCGGTGCTGGTGGAGAAGGGGCTATGGATGCGGCCAACTTGCTGAAACCGGCCCTTTCGCGTGGTGAGTTGCACACGATTGGTGCCACCACGCTGAAAGAATACCAGAAATATATTGAGAAAGATAAAGCCCTCGAGCGTCGTTTTCAGGCGGTTGTTGTCGATGAACCCGACATGCCCGATGCCATTTCAATTCTGCGGGGGATAAAAGACAAATATGAATTACACCACGGTGTTCGGATTAAGGACGATGCCGTAATTGCGGCTGTCGAACTCTCGACACGCTACATTACCGACCGTTTTCTGCCCGATAAGGCCATTGACTTAATGGACGAAGCAGCCGCCAAGCTCCGGCTGGAAATGGATTCCGTTCCCGAAGAACTCGACGAACTGAACCGCCGTATCATGCAGTTGGAAATTGAGCGGGAGGCCATTCGTCGCGAAAACGACAAGGAAAAGGAAAGCTCGCTGAACAAGCAGATTGAAGATCTGAGTGAACAACGAAACAACCTGAAGGCCAAATGGGAGACGGAGAAAGCATCTGTCAACGAAGGCCGGACATTGAAAGAGCAGCTCGATCAGTTACGCTTTGAAGCCGAACAAGCCGAACGGTCGGGTGATTACGGCAAAGTAGCCGAAATCCGATACGGACGCATTCCCGAAATCGAAACGAAGCTCGACTCATTGACGAAAGAAGGTGCCGATAATGATTCGTCGGACCGGATGATGCAGGAAGAAGTTACCGCTGAGGACATTGCCGAAGTAGTGGCCAAGTGGACAGGTATTCCGATCTCAAAAATGCTCCAAAGTGACCGCGAGAAACTGCTCAATCTGGAAAAAGAATTAGGCAAACGTGTAGCCGGACAAGCCGAAGCTATTGGCGT contains:
- a CDS encoding LytR/AlgR family response regulator transcription factor; protein product: MEASIFTSPQPLAVVPQFPTSYQRGTQRIALPYLNRTIFISVDDILCLQGEGNYTFLHTRDRKRYLVSKTLKEFEKTLDGSIFLRIHKSYIVNLAYVQRNIFNRERQVRMADGREVAISRRRMKDITQRLAQYWLRLLN
- a CDS encoding LytR/AlgR family response regulator transcription factor, which gives rise to MNAFANDSIFETMSRPFHNSVEKIADSTCLQKLLIPFYDRKRTVSVDEIVRLEGCGNYTNFFLKDGTKMLVSRTLKEYEILLDGQAFVRVHKSCIVNLGFVRKFFIKKEGELELTDGQQVKISRRRAQVFIDRIRDFQPVVVS
- the pheS gene encoding phenylalanine--tRNA ligase subunit alpha codes for the protein MLDKVKDLHQEIKQYDINTAEQLEQFRMRFISRKGVVTELFEGLKSVPPADRRAVGQELNGLKNLAQERFEAFSQRIEEQQTSATNAPPVDLTLPTIPNLTGTQHPLSLVRQRIIQIFERIGFNVADGPEIESDWYNFGALNFPDNHPARDMQDTFFVEKASDSAPADMLLRTHTSNVQIRLMERQKPPIRSIMPGRVYRNETISARAHCMFHQVEGIYIDKNVGFKDLKDTLYHFVKEMFEPGTQIRFRPSYFPFTEPSAEIDISCQICGGKGCNICKHTGWVEIAGSGMVDPQVIANCGIDPEEYTGFAFGMGIERITQLKYVVNDLRLYTENDVRFLRQFEGL
- a CDS encoding exodeoxyribonuclease VII large subunit, whose protein sequence is MSPLRLSDLAFTLDAVIDEAFGQKAVWVVAETSDIKNYPDRGYCFLTLVERDANGRDTLAKLDACIWRKNYHAIGDFERATGVAFARNIQLLLLVSVSFSPVYGLRLEILKIDPSYTLGNLERERQTVLDTLVKNHPDLVWLEDGQYITANQLLPRPAVIQRVALITAPNSDGWRDFRHELTQNPFGYDFVVDEYLTQVQGQGAERAICGQLERIRTSSVGYDAVVIVRGGGSQLDFGSFDSYLMGEAVAGFGIPILAGIGHERNVSITDLLCHESVKTPTKAAGFLIEHNRKFEETCLQLRDRLRVVTRDALQTAREELDRETERLRFVSQTYFRECHTNLTEKAVTLRHLDPSNVLRRGYALLLRNGRILTQASSVQPDEMLEVQMRDGTIPIKVRQS
- the xseB gene encoding exodeoxyribonuclease VII small subunit translates to MTYQESYDQLSTLVYEIENEQVPLDELPGKIRLATELITFCQERLRAVETEYQEVIERLPKR
- a CDS encoding OmpA family protein: MNLFANLTNVLNSEVLSRIAAYIDEPFEKTSKAVDGLVYTIVGGLMKRTTSEIGVNQLYNHIQKGRYDGLSLDNLPTVLRDPAQTNTLITQGNDVISHLLPAMKSSIGSMISSYAGIRNSSAISLLGLTTTIVLQVLGKQVKDQKLDADGLATSLFSEREAFVSIVPEEFMPRLVEKVGLHQVVAGLATPARRAVVESPGRTVVTATRPAINYDLGDDSETDNGALTKWGVGALIALALAFGGYYLYQNTQKYSDGTEEATDVTTVTSDTIQADTVTRSLAVPKEQAVKTAPKSTSAISASALSATGLAGAAASGSLTQQLAPYLGNAALPKGRTLPLTGIAFQPGSLSMTPGSQATVNELATLLKTYPQMQVLLVGFANDAPGGVLTNKALSFKRVNTIKQQLVSSGINFMRIDAIGRGTGIAKGDTSRVPKPAMRKIILKVVSK
- a CDS encoding SDR family NAD(P)-dependent oxidoreductase, with translation MNSETGKTALITGASSGIGQELAKLFAQDGYNLVLVGRSDDKLDRLDEVFKNNYGTDQITVIHKDLAQEDAAQDVYNQIKAKGITVNVLVNDAGVGLYGLFATDTDWEREKAMIHLNVLSLTQMTKLFLYDMLARNEGKILNLASLLSITPSPLMAVYAGTKAYVYNFTQSLVNELKDTNVTITALLPNATDTDFFNKANAENTKVTDELQDPVMVAQEGYDALMAGKPKIVPGGFKNKSYEVMAYVAPQETLAALMRDKMSQKPEPEEEKEASISLAWGIGFGIAVIAGIALTVGYKNASPYDKIRYRYKAKSASDSLSNTLSSVLSTVVTGVADAYKTTKQKAQQLAEKEEDVQEEIAA
- a CDS encoding TspO/MBR family protein, with protein sequence MKNSSFWRIATAVFAVGSIIYTTASSSRSRQQSKERHDAGSDGSEYEYDVPVEYEAVFEKNMIVPAGWAFGVVWSTVYTGLAALLVHQALPTQENNPRYIKALPWWWTSWTLNAIFGRFFSQNDPRSIVISDLTTKFNLPAALALHQSLEIGKTDVPSPEKYLRIPVSLYAGWLTAATVVGTPNTLLTLNAWEPDEKRDEPVSAGILSATAGAGYLIANRLNDPWYMVPFVAGFGGIATRQWKKEPIVGWTAAMLAAAYVGLLAYWLPKGKFHEYEQRVIDDTEAEVLAGPVETWEPHQAEIARERMKPIETEGLD
- the clpB gene encoding ATP-dependent chaperone ClpB, giving the protein MDFKNYTIKAQEVVQKASEIALGNGQQGIETGHLLQAILSEDENVVGFIAKKTNVNLQNTNAALQAILTTYPKVSGGNGSVYLSNDTTAALAKASSYTKEFGDEFVSVELMLLGLMGGKDQIATLLKDAGFNEKQTKAAINELRKGNSVKDQNAEAKYQSLERFSINLNERARTGKIDPVIGRDEEIRRVLQILSRRTKNNPILLGEPGVGKTAIVEGLAQRIVSGDVPENLKTKTIVSLDMGLLIAGAKYKGEFEERLKAVIKEVTDSDGQIILFIDEIHTLVGAGAGGEGAMDAANLLKPALSRGELHTIGATTLKEYQKYIEKDKALERRFQAVVVDEPDMPDAISILRGIKDKYELHHGVRIKDDAVIAAVELSTRYITDRFLPDKAIDLMDEAAAKLRLEMDSVPEELDELNRRIMQLEIEREAIRRENDKEKESSLNKQIEDLSEQRNNLKAKWETEKASVNEGRTLKEQLDQLRFEAEQAERSGDYGKVAEIRYGRIPEIETKLDSLTKEGADNDSSDRMMQEEVTAEDIAEVVAKWTGIPISKMLQSDREKLLNLEKELGKRVAGQAEAIGVVADAVRRSRAGMQDPKRPIGSFIFLGTTGVGKTEVARTLAEYLFNDENALVRIDMSEYQERHAVSRLIGAPPGYVGYDEGGQLTEAVRRKPYSVVLLDEIEKAHPDVWNILLQVLDEGRLTDNKGRVANFKNTIIIMTSNIGSHLIQEKFAEDEGWNHTLVLEEAKSAVMELLKQTIRPEFLNRIDEIVMFEPLTKANIRKIVDIQFRGIKQRLAENGIQLDATDEALDKLGEEGFDPQFGARPLKRVLQRRILNELSKSILSGEVKKDSVVLMELSHDGEIAFTNLDAEIENL